From Fibrobacterota bacterium, the proteins below share one genomic window:
- the priA gene encoding primosomal protein N' — protein sequence MAEPFWYDLGDAASELAPGSIVQVPLMSKTVPGVVLEIGRPELAFRTKPIQAAAPGGARVPAAWLELLAWLSAYYFTPLPQVFATCLPKAALDQVFKPAKVRLPKAPKRSRRKQAVATVAEVDRLEGPAESGPATVPVQAPEAASVDMGDHSAPAAALRFHPTPEQASALAAIGEALSPPSFKAFLLHGITGSGKTFVYLHLARQALALGRRVLVLLPEIALTPQALARFRAFLGRPVLALHSNLSAAERRELWRAVFAHEADVIVGARSAVLCPIDNLGLIVVDEEHDGSYKQSDASPRYNARDLALWRGRREGCPVVLGSATPALESYHAAQAGKYRLLEMHARATGSSKPKVRIVDMREQHDLQGGQPLSIPLREAVQTAIGTGGQAILFLNRRGYANRRLCRDCGRPRECPHCITPLVYHKGRAALICHYCGYQMPASAPCLACGGKDWLDVGRGIEKIEEWLDGIFPGAGIARLDRDTTSAIGGAERILEDFRRGEQKLLIGTQMVAKGHDFPKVNVVGVLDADAGLGLSDFRAQERAFQLITQVAGRAGRHGEGEVFLQTYRPDNPLLAFALDENYAAFYAAEIERRRELDYPPFRRLLLVEISGTDEALVDEHMRAFAAAFRPFAEQAEIQVLGPAFAALKKLKDHYRAHLVAKGKAPNQMQWAFHQALERYQPKHPQKTKLRADMDPLAML from the coding sequence ATGGCGGAACCCTTTTGGTACGATTTGGGGGATGCCGCCTCGGAACTGGCCCCGGGATCCATCGTCCAGGTCCCCCTCATGTCGAAGACCGTTCCCGGCGTAGTGCTGGAAATCGGCCGTCCCGAACTCGCGTTCCGGACCAAACCCATCCAAGCCGCGGCCCCCGGCGGGGCCCGGGTGCCCGCCGCCTGGCTGGAACTCTTGGCCTGGCTCTCGGCCTACTACTTCACGCCCCTTCCGCAAGTCTTCGCCACGTGCCTGCCCAAGGCGGCCTTGGACCAGGTTTTTAAGCCGGCCAAGGTCCGCTTGCCAAAGGCTCCTAAGCGCTCGCGCAGGAAGCAGGCCGTGGCGACGGTGGCGGAAGTCGACCGCTTGGAAGGGCCAGCGGAATCCGGCCCTGCGACGGTACCCGTGCAGGCCCCGGAGGCGGCGTCCGTCGACATGGGTGATCATAGCGCGCCGGCCGCGGCCCTGCGGTTCCATCCCACGCCGGAGCAAGCCTCCGCCCTTGCCGCCATCGGGGAAGCCCTTTCGCCTCCGAGCTTCAAGGCTTTCCTATTGCACGGCATCACCGGATCGGGGAAGACCTTCGTCTATCTCCATCTCGCCCGCCAAGCGCTGGCCCTCGGCCGTCGCGTGCTGGTCCTCTTGCCCGAAATCGCGCTCACCCCGCAGGCCCTGGCGCGCTTTCGCGCCTTCCTGGGCCGGCCGGTTTTGGCTTTGCATAGCAATCTCTCCGCCGCCGAACGCCGCGAGTTGTGGCGCGCCGTCTTCGCGCACGAGGCCGACGTGATCGTAGGCGCGCGCTCCGCCGTCCTCTGCCCCATCGATAACCTAGGGCTGATCGTGGTGGACGAAGAGCACGACGGCAGCTACAAGCAATCGGACGCGTCGCCCCGCTACAACGCGCGCGACCTGGCCCTGTGGCGGGGCCGCCGCGAAGGCTGTCCGGTGGTTCTGGGAAGCGCTACGCCGGCCTTGGAATCGTACCATGCCGCCCAAGCGGGCAAGTACCGGCTCCTGGAAATGCACGCGCGCGCCACCGGCTCCTCCAAGCCCAAGGTGCGCATCGTGGACATGCGCGAGCAGCACGATCTGCAAGGCGGGCAGCCCCTGTCCATCCCGCTGCGCGAGGCGGTGCAAACGGCGATCGGAACCGGCGGTCAAGCCATCCTCTTCCTCAACCGCCGCGGCTACGCCAATCGGCGCCTGTGCCGCGATTGCGGCCGCCCGCGGGAATGCCCGCATTGCATCACTCCCCTGGTTTACCATAAGGGCCGCGCCGCGCTCATCTGCCATTACTGCGGTTACCAGATGCCGGCCTCCGCGCCATGCCTGGCTTGCGGCGGCAAGGATTGGCTGGACGTGGGCCGCGGCATCGAGAAGATCGAGGAATGGCTGGACGGCATCTTCCCGGGGGCCGGGATCGCGCGGCTCGATCGCGATACCACTTCCGCCATCGGCGGGGCGGAGCGCATCCTGGAAGACTTCCGGCGGGGCGAGCAGAAGCTTTTGATCGGGACCCAGATGGTGGCCAAAGGCCACGACTTCCCCAAGGTGAACGTGGTGGGCGTGCTGGACGCGGACGCAGGCCTCGGGCTCTCGGATTTCCGCGCGCAGGAACGCGCCTTCCAGCTCATCACCCAGGTGGCGGGACGCGCGGGCCGGCACGGCGAAGGCGAAGTCTTCCTGCAAACCTATCGTCCCGATAATCCGCTCCTCGCCTTCGCGCTGGACGAGAACTACGCCGCCTTCTACGCCGCCGAGATCGAAAGGAGGCGCGAGCTGGACTATCCGCCCTTCCGCCGCCTGCTCCTGGTCGAGATCTCCGGGACCGATGAGGCCCTGGTGGACGAGCATATGCGCGCCTTCGCGGCGGCATTCCGGCCTTTCGCGGAACAAGCCGAAATCCAGGTGCTGGGCCCCGCCTTCGCCGCGCTGAAGAAGTTGAAGGATCATTACCGGGCGCATCTGGTGGCCAAAGGCAAGGCCCCCAACCAGATGCAATGGGCATTCCATCAGGCCTTGGAACGTTACCAACCCAAACATCCCCAGAAGACCAAGCTGCGCGCGGACATGGATCCGCTCGCCATGCTGTAA